A single region of the Photobacterium sanguinicancri genome encodes:
- a CDS encoding ComEA family DNA-binding protein, translated as MKQLFLIFALAVLPLSVYAATADKELKAQIEKCESKYKSDKTKKTDCIKKVKKSAKNTDKASANKAKIDKKSESAKSDLSKADKSKSDKVKAATASSVTTKKALKAVNVNSASAKQLAESLPGVGDKKAQAIVDYRKKNGKFKSAADLEKVPGLGQKSVAGMKKYLKF; from the coding sequence ATGAAGCAGTTATTTTTAATTTTTGCATTGGCAGTATTACCATTATCTGTTTATGCAGCCACTGCAGATAAAGAACTGAAAGCGCAAATTGAAAAATGTGAAAGTAAATATAAATCGGATAAAACAAAGAAAACAGACTGCATTAAAAAAGTTAAAAAATCGGCAAAAAATACCGATAAAGCTTCAGCTAATAAAGCGAAGATAGATAAAAAATCAGAGAGTGCGAAATCTGACCTGAGCAAAGCAGATAAATCGAAATCAGATAAAGTCAAAGCGGCCACTGCATCGTCTGTAACAACCAAAAAAGCGCTTAAAGCCGTGAATGTTAATAGTGCATCGGCTAAGCAGCTAGCGGAGTCATTACCAGGTGTAGGGGATAAAAAAGCGCAGGCAATCGTCGATTATCGTAAGAAAAATGGTAAGTTCAAATCAGCCGCAGATCTTGAGAAGGTGCCAGGACTTGGTCAGAAAAGTGTTGCAGGTATGAAGAAGTATTTGAAGTTTTAG
- a CDS encoding cobyric acid synthase, with translation MQPTIKAVMVQGTTSDAGKSVLTAGLCRVLARKGINVAPFKSQNMALNSAVTKDGGEIGRAQAVQAQACRIEPTVHMNPVLLKPNTDIGAQIIVQGKAITDMDAVSYHGYKKVVMGSVMESFAILQKEHETVVIEGAGSPAEINLRENDIANMGFAEEADIPVIIIADIDRGGVFAHLYGTLALLSESEQARVKGFVINRFRGDVKLLESGLDWLEEKTGKPVLGVLPYLHGLMLEAEDAINSQQVEAAEQQLNVVVPVLTRVSNHTDFDPLRMHPQVNLQFVGKGQPFPAADLIIIPGTKSVRSDLAFLCEQGWDKNIERHLRLGGKVMGICGGYQMLGQQVADPEGIEGPAGESNGLGYLATQTVLAKNKQLKQTTGTLTMPNQLTVPVRGYEIHAGVTSGITDDAPVQLIDGPDGQFGVENQVFGTYLHGIFEQQEACDAILSWAGLEATQTPDFDVMREQGIDRVADTLEQYMDLGKLWPEWADKFDATLSKNY, from the coding sequence ATGCAACCCACAATCAAAGCGGTAATGGTGCAAGGCACAACGTCTGATGCAGGTAAAAGTGTCTTAACCGCTGGCCTCTGCCGTGTATTGGCACGGAAAGGAATCAATGTCGCGCCATTCAAATCGCAGAACATGGCCTTAAACAGTGCTGTAACCAAAGATGGTGGCGAAATTGGACGTGCGCAAGCGGTACAAGCGCAGGCATGCCGCATTGAGCCAACGGTTCACATGAACCCTGTATTACTCAAACCTAATACTGATATTGGTGCGCAAATTATCGTTCAGGGAAAAGCTATCACCGATATGGACGCTGTGAGCTACCACGGTTATAAAAAAGTGGTAATGGGCTCTGTGATGGAATCTTTTGCTATTTTGCAAAAAGAACATGAAACCGTTGTGATTGAAGGGGCGGGTAGCCCAGCAGAAATTAATCTGCGTGAAAATGATATCGCAAATATGGGATTTGCAGAAGAAGCGGATATCCCTGTGATTATCATTGCAGATATCGATCGCGGTGGTGTATTTGCCCATTTATATGGCACATTAGCGCTACTGTCGGAATCGGAGCAGGCAAGAGTAAAAGGCTTCGTGATCAACCGTTTTCGCGGTGATGTAAAACTATTAGAGTCGGGTTTAGACTGGTTAGAAGAGAAAACGGGCAAGCCTGTCTTGGGCGTATTGCCTTATCTTCATGGCTTAATGCTTGAAGCAGAAGATGCGATTAACAGCCAACAAGTTGAAGCCGCAGAGCAACAGCTTAATGTGGTTGTGCCTGTGTTAACCCGCGTGAGTAACCATACTGACTTTGATCCGCTTCGCATGCACCCACAAGTCAATTTACAGTTTGTCGGTAAAGGCCAACCGTTTCCTGCTGCTGATTTAATTATTATCCCCGGTACTAAAAGTGTGCGTAGCGATCTGGCGTTTTTATGTGAGCAAGGTTGGGATAAAAATATTGAGCGTCACTTGCGCTTAGGCGGCAAAGTAATGGGAATTTGTGGCGGCTACCAGATGCTTGGTCAGCAGGTTGCCGATCCTGAAGGCATTGAAGGTCCTGCGGGAGAGAGTAATGGACTGGGTTACTTAGCCACACAGACGGTATTGGCCAAAAACAAACAGTTGAAGCAAACGACAGGTACGTTAACCATGCCGAATCAGTTAACAGTACCCGTGCGTGGCTATGAGATCCATGCGGGTGTTACCTCGGGGATCACTGACGATGCGCCTGTACAGTTAATTGATGGTCCAGATGGGCAGTTTGGTGTTGAGAACCAAGTGTTTGGTACTTACCTTCACGGTATTTTTGAACAGCAAGAAGCTTGTGACGCTATTTTGTCGTGGGCGGGGTTAGAAGCGACGCAAACGCCTGATTTTGATGTAATGCGCGAACAAGGCATTGATCGTGTGGCTGACACGCTAGAGCAGTACATGGATCTTGGGAAATTATGGCCCGAATGGGCGGATAAATTTGATGCTACATTAAGCAAAAATTACTAA
- a CDS encoding YgiW/YdeI family stress tolerance OB fold protein yields the protein MKITKRTLQKTVIAISAALILAPTAALADSHDKNATINYTGPVDTVTVSELLNDTSMFAERKAVVEGVLLRQVNADTYIFSDGTKEIQVELDDDIHMPQAINAETKLRLYGEYEGGNTPEIEVDRIQVI from the coding sequence ATGAAAATAACAAAACGTACCCTACAAAAAACAGTTATCGCTATCAGCGCTGCACTTATCCTAGCGCCAACAGCCGCTCTAGCGGATAGCCATGACAAAAATGCCACAATCAATTACACCGGCCCTGTCGATACAGTGACAGTTTCAGAGCTACTCAACGACACCAGCATGTTTGCCGAGCGTAAAGCAGTAGTTGAAGGCGTATTGCTTCGCCAAGTCAATGCAGATACTTACATTTTTAGTGACGGCACTAAAGAAATCCAAGTTGAACTTGATGATGACATCCATATGCCACAAGCGATAAATGCAGAAACAAAGCTACGTTTATACGGTGAGTACGAAGGGGGAAATACACCTGAAATCGAAGTTGACCGCATTCAAGTTATTTAA
- the prsK gene encoding XrtA/PEP-CTERM system histidine kinase PrsK: MNILVSNLGFAFSGIGFVFLFLLLLTTKKQSLQKKLLYLICFFGVVWSLTSYSQFTAQWGIAPVLLAESCLNIALFLLLTSSLSNHQTLNKAITSSIQRGLLAALLIMASLAAIRMFSPILNLKLFLLFHLGQAIIGLWATEQLYRRTHRSETWAIKPLCLGLGVFFAYHFALYSDALLTSSIERGFWVGRGWIAVLAIPLILLTARRVSNWGSRVYVSREVIYHSTLLLVAGGYLLIMAIAGYYLKIQGQAWGSLAQSLFFALSGIVFASLFLSESFRNNLKVFITKHFFANKYEYRVEWMKVAELLDNQDNSPYDSALQAMVRPFGCEQALLAIQENNKFKIKADYQTADNHSEAQQLLSHLANPAVEHQWIIDIPQLKSGGEKTPFEINTLELPTHHPFYYVVPLTCSTGVKGVYLLSRPTSTDRLNWEDRDLMRAISMQLSVYLNVYHTNQKLAESRQFDTFNRMSAFLVHDLKNVVAQLQLINKNAIKHRHNPEFVDDAFETVESAVGRLNKVLHQLNNKRLEKQQTQSVNIIDTLQTVCEHRAVSLPKPTLQFNSTSNESVTYYHLSADADRLRNIFGHLIQNAQDATPQEGVVTVKAELKPDYFVIAIEDNGTGMSQDFIESRLFKPFDTTKGNAGMGIGAYDAKQFIEDLGGYIEVDSTLGKGTRFQVYLPVINENQTVIEK; this comes from the coding sequence GTGAATATTCTCGTTAGCAATTTAGGCTTTGCCTTTTCAGGTATTGGTTTTGTTTTCCTTTTCCTTTTGTTGCTCACAACCAAAAAGCAGAGTTTGCAAAAAAAACTTCTCTACCTGATCTGCTTTTTCGGCGTTGTTTGGAGCCTCACCTCTTATAGCCAATTTACTGCGCAATGGGGGATAGCCCCTGTCTTACTCGCCGAATCTTGTCTGAACATCGCATTGTTTTTACTACTAACTTCAAGTCTATCGAACCATCAAACACTGAACAAAGCCATTACTTCCTCCATACAGAGAGGTCTCTTAGCTGCGTTACTCATCATGGCTTCATTAGCAGCAATACGTATGTTTTCACCGATTTTAAACCTAAAGCTGTTTCTGTTATTTCATCTTGGTCAGGCAATTATTGGATTATGGGCAACTGAACAGCTCTACCGCCGAACACACCGCAGTGAAACATGGGCGATCAAACCTCTCTGTTTAGGATTGGGCGTTTTCTTCGCCTATCATTTTGCCCTTTACTCAGATGCGCTACTAACAAGTTCAATTGAACGAGGCTTTTGGGTAGGTCGTGGTTGGATCGCGGTATTAGCAATTCCTCTCATTTTATTAACGGCTAGACGTGTATCAAATTGGGGGAGCCGCGTTTATGTATCGCGTGAGGTCATTTATCACAGCACCTTACTTTTGGTTGCTGGTGGGTATTTGTTAATCATGGCAATCGCAGGGTACTACCTGAAAATACAAGGGCAAGCATGGGGGTCCCTAGCCCAGAGCTTATTTTTCGCGTTAAGCGGAATTGTCTTTGCGAGCCTTTTCTTATCAGAATCTTTTCGCAATAACCTTAAGGTATTCATCACTAAACACTTCTTTGCTAATAAATATGAATACCGTGTTGAATGGATGAAAGTGGCTGAATTACTCGATAATCAAGACAACTCCCCCTATGACAGCGCACTTCAAGCTATGGTTAGGCCATTCGGTTGTGAGCAAGCGTTATTAGCCATTCAGGAAAATAATAAATTTAAAATAAAAGCGGATTATCAAACAGCAGATAACCACAGTGAAGCACAACAGTTACTCTCACACTTAGCGAACCCTGCCGTTGAGCATCAGTGGATTATTGATATACCGCAGCTAAAAAGTGGTGGTGAGAAAACGCCTTTTGAAATTAATACGCTAGAGCTTCCTACCCATCACCCTTTTTATTATGTTGTCCCACTAACCTGCTCTACTGGTGTGAAAGGCGTTTACCTACTGTCTAGGCCAACCTCCACTGACAGATTGAATTGGGAAGACCGTGATTTAATGCGAGCAATCAGCATGCAGCTTTCGGTGTATCTCAATGTTTACCATACCAACCAAAAACTGGCAGAAAGTCGTCAATTCGATACGTTCAACCGCATGTCTGCTTTTTTAGTGCATGATTTGAAAAATGTTGTTGCCCAGCTTCAACTCATTAACAAAAATGCCATTAAGCATAGACACAACCCCGAGTTTGTTGATGATGCCTTCGAGACAGTAGAGTCTGCTGTTGGTCGTTTAAACAAAGTGCTTCATCAACTCAATAATAAACGGCTAGAGAAACAACAAACCCAGTCAGTCAATATCATTGACACATTACAGACCGTTTGTGAGCACCGCGCGGTTTCCTTGCCCAAGCCAACACTGCAGTTCAATTCAACATCCAATGAGTCAGTGACCTATTATCATTTGTCTGCTGATGCTGATCGATTAAGAAATATCTTCGGCCATTTGATCCAAAATGCACAAGATGCAACGCCCCAAGAGGGCGTAGTCACCGTGAAAGCGGAGTTAAAACCAGATTATTTTGTCATCGCCATTGAAGATAATGGCACTGGAATGTCACAAGATTTTATTGAATCACGGCTATTTAAGCCCTTTGATACCACTAAAGGTAACGCTGGAATGGGCATTGGTGCCTATGATGCTAAGCAGTTTATTGAAGACCTTGGCGGCTATATCGAAGTTGATTCTACGCTAGGTAAAGGCACGCGTTTCCAAGTTTATTTACCCGTAATAAACGAAAATCAAACCGTCATTGAAAAATAA
- the prsR gene encoding PEP-CTERM-box response regulator transcription factor has protein sequence MESLLVIEDDLGIQKQLKWCFTDYEVVTAGDRKSAITALRRHEPKVITLDLGLPPDETNASEGLATLQEILSLCPQAKVIVITGNDDKTNALKAIELGAHDFYQKPIDDDILNIIVQRAFIIAKLEAENTALKSTSLDDNGFIGTSPQIQQVCRMVERIAPTEITTLILGESGTGKEVIARALHQQGARNDKPFIAINCASIPETLLESELFGFEKGAFTGAHKTTKGKIECADGGTLFLDEIGDMPYSLQAKILRFLQEKVIERVGGRQEIPVDVKIVCATHQNLQGMVADKTFREDLFYRISEITINIPPLRERGEDVLLLARYFLNTANQQTHRNLSGYTDEAIDALIAHHWPGNIRELQNKVKSAVIMADGKLVTADDLALFNLNEEKIALNLRQIREEAERTAVHRALSMSDGNMSNTANLLGITRPTLYSLMDKYTIQK, from the coding sequence ATGGAATCACTACTTGTCATTGAAGACGACCTTGGTATTCAAAAGCAATTAAAATGGTGTTTCACTGACTATGAGGTTGTTACCGCTGGGGATAGAAAAAGTGCAATTACTGCGCTTCGTCGCCATGAACCTAAAGTAATAACGCTAGATTTAGGCTTACCGCCTGATGAAACTAATGCATCAGAAGGCTTGGCAACCTTACAAGAAATACTTTCTCTTTGCCCTCAGGCTAAGGTTATCGTTATTACAGGGAATGATGATAAAACAAATGCATTAAAGGCCATTGAACTAGGCGCACATGATTTTTATCAAAAGCCCATTGATGACGATATTCTTAATATTATTGTGCAACGAGCCTTTATCATCGCCAAGCTTGAAGCTGAAAATACCGCATTAAAAAGTACTTCTCTTGATGATAATGGTTTTATTGGTACTAGCCCACAAATTCAGCAAGTGTGTCGTATGGTTGAACGTATTGCACCTACCGAAATCACCACGTTGATCCTTGGGGAAAGTGGTACGGGCAAAGAGGTTATTGCCAGAGCATTACACCAACAAGGCGCAAGAAATGATAAACCTTTCATTGCGATAAACTGTGCATCTATTCCTGAAACATTACTTGAAAGCGAACTTTTTGGATTCGAGAAAGGTGCATTTACTGGTGCGCATAAAACCACAAAAGGTAAGATCGAATGCGCTGATGGCGGGACACTTTTCCTCGATGAAATTGGCGATATGCCCTATTCACTTCAAGCGAAAATATTACGTTTCTTACAGGAAAAAGTCATTGAACGAGTGGGGGGGCGTCAAGAAATCCCAGTCGATGTGAAAATTGTTTGTGCTACTCACCAAAATTTACAAGGAATGGTGGCGGATAAGACTTTTCGTGAAGACTTATTCTACCGTATCAGCGAAATTACGATAAATATCCCGCCATTACGCGAGCGCGGCGAAGATGTACTATTACTAGCCCGCTATTTCCTAAATACGGCTAATCAACAAACTCACCGCAACCTTTCTGGTTATACCGATGAAGCCATTGATGCATTAATCGCTCACCACTGGCCAGGCAATATTCGGGAACTACAAAACAAAGTGAAATCAGCCGTTATTATGGCAGATGGAAAACTGGTAACCGCAGATGATCTTGCATTATTTAATTTAAATGAAGAGAAAATCGCGCTTAACCTTCGCCAAATAAGAGAAGAAGCGGAACGCACAGCCGTACACCGTGCACTTTCTATGAGTGATGGTAATATGTCTAATACCGCTAACCTCCTCGGCATCACTCGGCCAACCCTGTATTCATTAATGGATAAATACACCATTCAAAAATGA
- a CDS encoding porin family protein, which yields MKKVLSVAAIALALSATAVQANEGVYVGANFQMADFNLKPEVKEADALFGGKYNASTVNLIAGYDFNEYVAVEGRIGIPASSESSSRMIASLEGKPTTSYAVFGKGKLPLNDMFSLYALVGFGSSPYKLEAKLADQSIGDIKFDKVSLQYAAGVEVNFTQNIAMTAEYGMFGSGKQDIVLVKGDLESKAKYDTTGFNVGIKYKF from the coding sequence ATGAAAAAGGTTCTTTCTGTAGCAGCAATCGCTCTAGCACTTTCAGCAACAGCAGTTCAAGCAAACGAAGGCGTTTACGTTGGCGCTAACTTCCAAATGGCTGATTTCAACCTAAAGCCAGAAGTTAAAGAGGCTGACGCTCTATTCGGCGGTAAATACAACGCATCAACTGTAAACCTAATTGCTGGTTATGACTTCAATGAATACGTTGCAGTTGAAGGCCGCATTGGTATTCCTGCTTCTTCTGAGTCTAGCTCAAGAATGATTGCTTCATTAGAAGGCAAACCAACTACGTCTTACGCTGTATTTGGTAAAGGTAAACTACCGCTTAACGACATGTTTAGCCTATACGCACTTGTTGGTTTCGGTTCTTCACCATACAAACTAGAAGCAAAACTAGCTGACCAATCAATTGGTGACATCAAATTTGATAAAGTAAGCCTTCAGTACGCAGCAGGTGTTGAAGTGAACTTCACACAAAACATTGCAATGACAGCAGAATACGGCATGTTTGGTTCTGGTAAACAAGATATCGTTCTAGTGAAAGGCGATCTTGAAAGTAAAGCTAAGTACGACACAACTGGCTTCAACGTTGGCATCAAGTACAAGTTCTAA
- a CDS encoding HprK-related kinase A, with the protein MPILDRLKKIIPAINKHYTVVTGPFIMSISSPVPSVQRYIESHYAHNLIDCNDNTFIDFEIQIGFGKGIRRWFRQQATFTFNHHQPFKPLPLNQANAMLEWGMNWVISSYAHQYLIIHAATLEKDGNGIIISAPSGSGKSTLCAYLAAKGWRLLSDELALIDPETLQLHGLGRPMNLKNQSVDLMRNYYPKSAFSPIIQDTHKGKISLVKARSTYTEQLPLVADPKLLVFVNYDPSESCYAERVTQSHALTEIIQNSFNFGLLNQQGFQTAKALVNKTKALFIEYHNFQECESVIKEYLDERSSIPRQQSGNTASSECAHIT; encoded by the coding sequence ATGCCGATTCTAGATCGTTTAAAAAAAATCATACCCGCAATAAACAAACATTATACTGTTGTGACAGGCCCTTTTATCATGTCGATTTCTAGCCCAGTACCGAGTGTACAACGCTATATCGAAAGCCATTATGCTCATAATTTAATTGATTGTAATGACAACACTTTCATTGATTTTGAAATTCAGATTGGTTTTGGGAAAGGCATAAGGCGCTGGTTTCGACAGCAGGCTACATTCACCTTTAATCACCATCAACCTTTCAAGCCCCTTCCTCTTAATCAAGCCAATGCCATGTTGGAATGGGGAATGAACTGGGTTATTTCCAGTTACGCACATCAGTATTTAATTATCCATGCAGCAACCTTAGAAAAAGACGGTAACGGTATTATCATTTCCGCCCCTTCAGGCTCAGGTAAAAGTACACTCTGCGCGTACCTCGCCGCAAAAGGGTGGCGATTACTCTCTGACGAACTCGCTCTCATCGATCCTGAAACACTACAATTACATGGGCTAGGTAGGCCCATGAACTTAAAAAATCAATCTGTTGATTTAATGCGTAATTATTATCCAAAATCTGCTTTTAGCCCTATTATTCAAGATACGCATAAGGGCAAAATCAGCTTAGTAAAAGCACGGTCTACTTATACTGAGCAATTACCACTCGTTGCAGACCCGAAACTGCTAGTGTTTGTCAATTATGACCCTTCTGAATCTTGTTACGCCGAGCGAGTGACACAAAGCCACGCGCTTACTGAGATAATTCAGAACAGTTTCAATTTTGGTTTACTCAACCAGCAAGGCTTTCAAACAGCAAAAGCACTAGTGAACAAAACTAAAGCCCTCTTTATTGAATATCATAACTTTCAAGAGTGTGAGTCTGTTATCAAGGAGTACCTGGATGAAAGAAGCAGTATCCCAAGGCAACAAAGTGGAAACACTGCCTCTAGTGAATGTGCTCACATCACCTGA
- a CDS encoding alpha/beta fold hydrolase, with protein sequence MKTFTINGSTMQYVDQGEGPVLLMGHSYLWDHAMWAPQIEALSQKYRCIVPDLWAHGGSDAAPVQTVTLQDYAQDLLALMDHLEIDTFSIIGLSVGGMWGTDLTALAPQRVTSLVLMDTFVGFEPEVTHAKYFGMLDAITAAQAVPEPILDVVVPMFFANNAETDSPELVAHFREHLSSLTGQRAVDVATIGRKVFGRRDAFDDLETFTVPTMIMVGAEDKPRTPLESQLMHDTVKGSSYFVIPKAGHISNLEQPELVTEKLEQFLATVYD encoded by the coding sequence ATGAAAACATTTACTATCAACGGCAGCACAATGCAGTATGTTGATCAGGGAGAAGGGCCCGTCCTTTTGATGGGGCATAGCTATTTGTGGGATCACGCTATGTGGGCGCCACAAATTGAAGCTTTAAGCCAAAAGTACCGTTGCATTGTGCCAGACTTATGGGCGCACGGTGGGTCTGATGCGGCGCCAGTACAAACGGTCACGCTGCAAGACTATGCGCAAGATCTTCTAGCCTTAATGGATCACCTTGAAATCGATACATTTTCGATAATTGGGCTGTCTGTTGGTGGTATGTGGGGGACGGACTTAACTGCATTAGCACCACAGCGTGTGACATCCTTGGTATTAATGGATACTTTTGTTGGCTTTGAACCTGAAGTTACGCATGCGAAGTACTTTGGTATGCTTGATGCCATCACGGCTGCTCAGGCTGTGCCTGAACCAATTCTTGATGTTGTTGTTCCTATGTTTTTTGCAAATAACGCAGAAACGGACTCTCCAGAGCTAGTTGCTCATTTCCGTGAACACCTTTCAAGTCTAACAGGGCAGCGCGCTGTCGATGTTGCGACGATCGGGCGAAAAGTCTTTGGTCGCCGTGATGCCTTCGATGATCTTGAGACATTTACAGTACCGACTATGATCATGGTCGGTGCAGAAGATAAACCGCGTACGCCATTAGAATCACAGCTCATGCATGACACAGTTAAGGGCAGTAGTTACTTTGTGATCCCGAAAGCCGGACATATTAGTAATTTAGAACAACCCGAGCTTGTAACAGAGAAGCTAGAGCAGTTTTTAGCAACAGTTTATGATTAG
- a CDS encoding nucleotidyltransferase domain-containing protein yields MKEAVSQGNKVETLPLVNVLTSPEKLIHASPRIQAQVIAEARYFNMLAQLKYVCEDANIWYQLPLRVKQHIQSAEYSFKNQKRQLDIEHAAIKEALSELSCSWVYLKGAAYQMLELPVFYGRLMNDIDILVPEDQLKKIETALGDHGWTHKTLTDYDEKFYREWSQEIPPLRHFSRQTELDVHFNILPKRLSQSPASAFLLKQTQRLDSDENAYTLTPAALLLHSAIHLFHESEYHKGIRDLFDIHLLIKHFGTDDAFWSQLVTLQAQLGNTDSTFYALHFSEAIYQTKIPAHIKAHYQQYKPNMLTLMLTEPSFHYVFTSMYPLHHHSGHHRAISTLYLRGHFKRLPIYKLIPHLIKKSLLKLLPEKKEETMFD; encoded by the coding sequence ATGAAAGAAGCAGTATCCCAAGGCAACAAAGTGGAAACACTGCCTCTAGTGAATGTGCTCACATCACCTGAAAAGTTGATTCACGCCTCACCTCGTATACAAGCACAAGTGATTGCAGAAGCTCGCTACTTTAATATGCTCGCTCAGTTAAAGTATGTATGTGAAGACGCCAATATTTGGTACCAATTACCACTTCGCGTCAAACAACACATCCAATCCGCAGAATATTCCTTTAAGAACCAAAAACGCCAGTTAGACATCGAGCACGCTGCTATAAAAGAGGCTCTATCTGAACTATCTTGTTCTTGGGTATATTTAAAAGGAGCGGCCTATCAAATGCTTGAGCTGCCCGTTTTCTACGGCCGTTTAATGAACGACATTGATATATTAGTACCAGAAGACCAACTAAAGAAAATCGAAACCGCGCTTGGTGATCACGGCTGGACACATAAAACGCTCACCGACTACGATGAAAAATTCTACCGTGAATGGTCACAAGAAATCCCACCGCTTAGACACTTTTCTCGTCAGACAGAACTAGATGTCCATTTCAATATTTTGCCTAAGCGGCTCAGCCAGTCACCAGCCTCTGCTTTTTTGCTAAAGCAAACCCAGCGGTTAGACAGTGACGAAAATGCTTATACCCTCACCCCTGCAGCACTGTTGCTACATAGTGCAATCCACTTATTTCACGAGAGCGAATACCACAAAGGGATCCGTGACCTATTCGATATTCACCTTCTCATTAAACACTTTGGAACAGACGATGCCTTTTGGTCACAGTTAGTTACCTTGCAAGCGCAACTCGGCAATACTGATAGCACCTTTTACGCTCTGCATTTTAGTGAGGCTATTTACCAGACAAAAATCCCTGCTCATATCAAAGCACATTACCAACAATACAAACCGAACATGTTGACACTTATGCTAACTGAGCCCTCTTTTCATTATGTATTCACATCTATGTATCCACTTCATCACCACTCGGGTCACCATAGGGCTATATCAACGCTCTATCTTCGCGGTCACTTTAAACGCCTGCCAATTTATAAATTAATCCCTCACCTTATAAAAAAATCGCTTTTAAAACTGTTACCCGAGAAAAAAGAAGAGACAATGTTTGACTAG
- the cobU gene encoding bifunctional adenosylcobinamide kinase/adenosylcobinamide-phosphate guanylyltransferase, whose translation MSKVKILHGIELVLGGARSGKSRYAEAQSLATGKDVIYIATAGAGDNEMSERIARHQQERPSEWMTVEEPLDLAAVIRQYSQPDNCLLVDCLTLWLTNCLFDPKNQVPWKNRKSDLMMAIAEAPGRIIMVSNEVGQGIVPMGEVSRQFVDESGWLHQEIAAVAGKVVFVIAGLPQVLKDSTV comes from the coding sequence GTGAGTAAGGTAAAGATCCTTCATGGAATAGAGCTTGTATTGGGTGGTGCGCGTTCTGGCAAGAGCCGATATGCGGAAGCCCAATCGCTGGCGACAGGTAAAGACGTTATCTATATCGCGACAGCAGGGGCGGGCGATAATGAAATGTCTGAGCGCATTGCACGTCATCAACAAGAGCGACCTTCTGAATGGATGACAGTTGAAGAGCCATTAGATCTTGCCGCTGTTATTCGCCAATATAGCCAGCCAGACAATTGTTTGCTGGTGGATTGTTTAACGCTTTGGTTAACAAATTGTTTATTTGATCCCAAGAATCAGGTGCCTTGGAAAAATCGAAAGTCAGACTTAATGATGGCTATAGCTGAAGCGCCGGGGCGTATTATTATGGTCAGCAACGAAGTCGGACAAGGTATTGTTCCTATGGGGGAAGTCTCTCGTCAGTTTGTTGATGAAAGTGGATGGCTACATCAAGAAATAGCGGCAGTGGCAGGTAAAGTGGTATTTGTGATTGCAGGCTTACCGCAAGTGCTAAAAGACAGTACAGTTTAA
- a CDS encoding histidine phosphatase family protein, with the protein MSATKAKTMMTQVDVLRHGLPEGDGCLRGHTDFAITPTGLNQMHQAITDITKVDQIVSSPLQRCSDFAHIFSSLTSAPLDLDKQWQELDFGVWDGQLHKTLWQTYQQELDMFWRDPWHNTPHQGETLPEFDLRIIQAWQRLLTDHKGKKVLLITHAGVMRQLLRHILEMPQTARYLQRLQLPYAARYRITIFHDEHNEDWPQLHWPVSQQFASS; encoded by the coding sequence ATGTCAGCGACTAAAGCCAAAACCATGATGACACAAGTGGATGTATTACGTCATGGCCTACCTGAAGGTGATGGTTGTCTGCGAGGTCATACCGATTTTGCGATTACGCCAACAGGTTTGAATCAGATGCACCAAGCTATTACGGATATCACAAAGGTTGATCAAATTGTAAGTTCGCCATTGCAACGTTGTAGCGATTTTGCCCATATATTTTCATCATTAACATCTGCGCCATTGGACCTTGATAAACAGTGGCAAGAGCTGGATTTCGGGGTTTGGGATGGTCAGCTGCATAAAACACTGTGGCAAACATATCAGCAAGAACTGGATATGTTTTGGCGAGATCCTTGGCATAATACGCCCCATCAAGGAGAAACGTTGCCTGAATTTGATTTGAGGATTATTCAAGCATGGCAGCGCTTATTGACTGATCATAAAGGGAAGAAAGTGTTGCTGATTACCCATGCTGGGGTCATGAGACAACTGTTACGCCATATTTTAGAAATGCCGCAAACGGCTCGGTATTTACAACGTTTGCAATTGCCTTATGCCGCGCGTTATCGAATTACTATTTTTCACGATGAACACAATGAAGATTGGCCGCAATTACACTGGCCCGTTAGTCAGCAGTTTGCCTCATCGTGA